The genomic DNA GGGACGGCTTCTACTACGACTTCGACGTGGACAGGCCGTTCACGCCCGAGGATCTCAAGGCCATTGAGAAGAAGATGCAGGAGATCCAGAAGCGCGGCCAGCGCTTCGCCCGCCGCGTGGTCACCGACGAGGCCGCCCGCGAGGAGCTCGCGGGCGAGCCGTACAAGCTGGAGCTGATCGGCCTCAAGGGCTCCGCCTCCAGCGAGGACGGCGCGGACGTCGAGGTGGGGGGCGCCGAGCTGACCATCTACGACAACCTCGACGCCAAGACCGGCGAGCTGTGCTGGAAGGACCTCTGCCGCGGCCCGCACCTGCCGTCGACCCGCGCCATCCCGGCCTTCAAACTGATGCGGAACGCGGCCGCCTACTGGCGCGGCAGCGAGAAGAACCCGATGCTCCAGCGGATCTACGGCACCGCGTGGCCGTCCAAGGAGGAGCTGAAGGCGCACCTGGACTTCCTCGCCGAGGCCGAGAAGCGCGACCACCGCAAGCTCGGCAGCGAACTGGACCTCTTCTCCGTCCCCGAGCAGATCGGGTCCGGCCTCGCGGTCTTCCACCCGCGCGGCGGCGTCATCCGCCGCGCCATGGAGGACTACTCGCGCCGCCGCCACGAGGAGGAGGGGTACGAGTTCGTCTACACGCCGCACGCGACCAAGGGCAAGCTCTTCGAGACCTCCGGGCACCTCGACTGGTACGCCGACGGCATGTACCCGCCCATGCAGCTCGACGAGGGCGTGGACTACTACCTCAAGCCCATGAACTGCCCGATGCACAACCTGATCTTCGACGCGCGCGGACGCTCGTACCGCGAACTGCCGCTGCGCCTGTTCGAGTTCGGGACGGTGTACCGGTACGAGAAGTCGGGCGTGGTGCACGGCCTGACCCGCGCCCGGGGCTTCACCCAGGACGACGCGCACATCTACTGCACCAGGGAGCAGATGGCGGAGGAGCTCGACAAGACGCTCACCTTCGTCCTGAACCTGCTCCGCGACTACGGCCTGACCGACTTCTACCTGGAGCTGTCCACCAAGGACCCGGAGAAGTTCGTCGGTTCGGACGAGGTGTGGGAGGAGGCCACCGCGGTCCTGCAGCAGGTGGCCGAGAAGCAGGGCCTGCCGCTCACCCCCGACCCGGGCGGCGCGGCCTTCTACGGACCGAAGATCTCCGTGCAGGCGCGGGACGCCATCGGCCGCACCTGGCAGATGTCGACCGTGCAGCTGGACTTCAACCTGCCCGAGCGCTTCGACCTCGAGTACACCGCGGCCGACGGCACCAAGCAGCGCCCCGTCATGATCCACCGCGCGCTGTTCGGCTCCATCGAGCGGTTTTTCGCCGTGCTCCTGGAGCACTACGCGGGCGCCATGCCCCCGTGGCTCTCCCCGGTCCAGGCGGTCGGCATCCCGGTCGGCGACGCCCACGTCGAGTACCTCCAGGCCTTCGCCGCCGAGGCGAGGAGGAAGGGCCTGCGGGTCGAGGTGGACGCCTCCTCGGACCGCATGCAGAAGAAGATCCGCAACCACCAGAAGATGAAGGTCCCGTTCATGGTCATCGTCGGTGACGACGACATGAACGCGGGCACGGTCTCCTTCCGCCACCGCGACGGCTCGCAGGAGAACGGCGTCCCGCGTGACGAGGCGATCGCGAAGCTCGTCGACGTGGTGGAGCGCCGCGTACAGGTGTGACGCGCTCCCCGCGCGAGCGGGGACGGTTCCTTCACGCCGGTGACCGGACGCGCGAGGGCGTCGCGGTTCCCGCTCACGCGGGGCCGGCCGGGGGGCGGCGCCCGGGTTCCGGGTGCCGCCCCTCGGCGTATCCGCGACCGGGCTTGGCCATATGCTGAGGCGCATGACGAATGAGCCGGAGCAGCAGATCGGAGTGGGGGCGCCGGACGCGTTCCAGCGTCTGTGGACACCCCACCGGATGGCGTACATCCAGGGGGAGAACAAGCCCACCGGCTCGGGGGCCGGGGACGGCTGCCCCTTCTGCTCGATCCCGGCGAAGTCCGACGAGGACGGGCTGGTCGTCGCGCGGGGCGAGAGCGTCTACGCGGTGCTCAACCTCTACCCGTACAACGGCGGCCACCTGATGGTCGTGCCGTTCCGGCACGTCGCCGACTACACCGACCTCGACGAGGCGGAGACGGCCGAGCTGGCCGTGTTCACCAAGCGGGCGATGACCGCGCTGCGCACGGCCTCCGGGGCGCACGGGTTCAACATCGGCATGAACCAGGGCGCCGCCGCCGGCGCCGGGATCGCCGCCCACCTGCACCAGCACGTCGTGCCGAGGTGGGGCGGGGACACCAACTTCATGCCCGTGGTCGCGAACACCAAGGTCCTGCCCCAACTGCTCGCCGACACCCGTCGCATGCTGGCCGACGCCTGGCCGGCCGCCTGAACGGGCCGGCCGGCCTCCCGGCCGACCGGCCCTCCGACCGGCCGGTCAGGCGTCGTACACGTCGGCCTTCTTCGGCGCCGGGTCGGCGGTGAAGTTGCTGCCGGCGATCGAGGTCGTGTCCACACCGTGGTCGTCGAGCATCTTGACGGTCGCGGCGTGCACGGCGCGCATCACGGGAGTGGACGCGCGGATGACGTCGTCGGCCATGAAGCGGTGCTTCCACGGCGCCTGGGCCCAGGCGTGGCGCAGGCCGAACGGCTCGGGCAGGACGAGCTTGCCGCCCAGGTAGTCGAGGACGGGGGGGAACCAGGTCAACGGCGCCCGGACGGCGAGGCGGACGACCTCGTTGGTCTCCACGAGGGGGAGCTTGATCTCGCGGGTCTCCCAGAACCGCACGGCCTTGGAGACCTCCTTGGTCTTCCCGGCCGGCTTGGTGGTGAAGAGCGAGTGGACCGGGCCGAGGGCGTGCCCGGAGACCTCGATGCGCAGGGTGTGCAGCAGGGCCGTGACGGTGACCAGCATGGTCAGCACCAGCTGGCCGTCCCAGAGGACGAACTGCACCCCGAGGTAGTGGCGGTTGCCCTTGCCGAACTGGTTCTCGTTGCAGATGCGCTGGATCTCGTGCGGCTTCACCTGGTACTTGACGACGTTCTCGCCCTCGGGGCGGGCGACCTCCTTGGCGCCGTCGCCGACGGGGACCACGATCCAGTGGTTGACGGACGGGGAGGGGAAGCCGGTCTTCAGCGAGCCGCGCTCCAGGAGCTTCAGCTGGTCGTGGATGGAGCGCACGACGTCCCAGGTGCGGAAGGCGTGGATCTCCTTGCCGTCGCGGGGCTTGAGCTCCTCGGCGAGGTGCCAGCCGCCCCACCGGGCGCCCATGCCCAGTATCCCGCGCGGGCCGGCGTAGAAGACCACGTTGGAGCGCTGCTCGGCGGTGAGCTTCTCGAGGGACTGGCGGAGTTCCTCCGCGGCGGTCTCGCCGGGGCTCTGGGGTACGGCCTCGGGGATCTTGGCGGCGACGCCGCCTCCGCTGAGGAGGGCCTCCCAGCGCGCGCGGAGGTCCCTGGCGGTGGTCTCGCAGACGTGCTTGGCGAGGAACCAGCCGATGACCGGCGCGATGACCATGGCCCGCAGGTAGAGGTACAGGAGACCGTCGAACGGCAGCTTGACGAGGACGAGGGCGGCGAGGATGCCGAAGCCGGTGAGGAGCGCCGTGCCGGCGGCGCCGGCACGCTTGTTGGCGGCGCCGGCCAGGGTGCGGCGGAGCTGGAAGACGACCAGCCAGAGGAGCAGTCCGGGGAGGAACACGACGCCGCACAGGAGGGTGATGAGGGTGAGGCGGAGGTCGCGCTCCTTGCGGATGCGGTTGGCGGAGAGGCAGTGCTCGACGACCGGCCGGGGCTCGGTGCCGAAGGACTGGATGACGGGTTTGCGGCCGCCGCCGAGCATGCGGACGACGACCGCGCGCGAGAAGGCCTCGCCGAGGTTGGGCTCGAAGAGGGAGAACTTCCCCTTCTTGACGGTGGATTCGTACCACTCGTTGTTGGCTTTGAGGATGTCCTCGACCGGGCTGTCGCGGTACGCGGCGGAAGCCAGGGCGTTCATGGCCGCCGTCTGCCCGGTCGAGCCCTGGAGCGGGACCTGTGCCCCGGGACCGAAACTGTCCATCGTGTCTTCCGCCCCCATCGACGCGTGAGCCGCAGTTCTTCCCGCACTGCGGCCCTTCCCAACCCGGCCGCGATGCACACCTTCTGAGCTGGGCACCACAGCCTATCGGGGACCGGGGGCGCGCGTCAGGGCGACGGGCGGGCGCTGGGGGCCGCCCGCCGCGAGGGGGCGGCGGACGGGCCCGGGGCGGCCGGTGTCAGCGGGCGGGCCGGGTGCCGCGCTCCCGGCGGACCCTCTCCGCGAGATGCGGCGGCATGGGCTCGTGCCGTGCGCGGACGCGGCTGAAGCGGCCGGTGCCGTGGGTGAGGGAGCGGAGGTCGACGGCGTAGCGGTCGATCTCGATTTCGGGGACGTGGGCGCGGACGAGGGCCTGCCCGGAGCCGGCCTGCTCGGTGCCGACGACGTGGCCCCGGCGGCCGGAGAGGTCGCTCATGACGGGGCCGACGTACTCGTCGGGGACGAGGACCCGCACCTCGGCGACGGGCTCCAGCAGGTCGAGGGGGGCCTCGGCGGCGGCCTCGCGCAGCGCCAGGGCGCCGGCGGTCTGGAAGGCGGCGTCGGAGGAGTCCACGGAGTGGGCCTTGCCGTCGACGAGGGTGACGCGGACGTCGACGAGCGGGTACCCGGCGGTGACGCCGCGCGCGGCCTGGGCGCGGACGCCCTTCTCGACGGACGGGACGAACTGGCGGGGTACGGATCCGCCGACGACCTCGTCGGCGAACTCGACGCCGGAGCCGGGCGGCAGCGGCTCCACCCGGATGTCGCAGACGGCGAACTGGCCGTGGCCGCCGGACTGCTTGACGTGCCGGCCGCGGGCGGTGGCGGGGGCGGCGAAGGTCTCGCGCAGGGCGACCTCGTGGGGCACCACGTCGACCTGTACGCCGTACCGGGTGCGGAGGCGTTCGAGGGCGACGTCCCTGTGGGCCTCGCCGAGGCACCACAGGACGACCTGGCGAGTGTCCCGGTTCTGCTCCAGGCGCATGGTGGGGTCCTCGGCGGCGAGGCGGGCCAGCCCCTGGGAGAGCTTGTCCTCGTCGGCCTTGCTGCGGGCCCGGACGGCGAAGGGGAGCAGCGGGTCGGGCATGGCCCAGGGGGCCATCAGAAGGGGGTCGTCCCTGGCGGAGAGGGTGTCGCCGGTCTCGGCGCGGGAGAGCCTGGCGACGCAGACGAGGTCGCCGGCGACGCAGTGGCCCGCCTGGCGCTGCTGCCTGCCGAAGGGAGTGAACAGGGCCCCGACGCGTTCGTCGACGTCGTGGTCCTCGTGGCCGCGGTCGGTGAGGCCGTGGCCGGAGACGTGGACGGTCTCGTCGGGGCGCAGGGTGCCCGAGAAGACGCGGACGAGGGAGACCCTGCCGAGGTACGGGTCGGAGGCGGTCTTGACGACCTCGGCGGCGAGGGGGCCGTCGGGGTCGCAGGCCGGGGCGGGGCGGGGCTCCCCGCGCGGGGTGGTGACCTCGGGGACGGGGCGTTCCAGGGGGGTGGGGAAGCCGCGGACGATCAGGTCGAGGAGCTCGACCGTGCCGAGGCCCTGCCGGGCCCCGAGCGGGGCGGGGGCCGCGGCGAGCACGGGGTGGAAGGTGCCGCGGGCGACGGCCTTCTCCAGGTCCTCGACGAGGGTCTTGACGTCGATGTCCTCACCGCCGAGGTAGCGGTCCATGAGGGTCTCGTCCTCGCTCTCCGCGATGACGCCCTCGATGAGGCGGTTGCGGGCGTCCTCGATCAGGCGGAGCCGGGCGTCGTCCGGGGGTTCTCCCTCCGCTCTCCGGAGGAGTAGTCGAAGACCTCGCGGGTGAGGAGGCCGACGAGGCCGGTGGCGGCGGCGTGGCCGTCGGGGGTTCCGGGGCCGAGCACGGGCAGGTGGAGGGGGAGGACCGCGTCGGGGTCGTCGTCGCCGAGGACTTCGCCGCAGACACGGGTGAGCCGGTCGAAGTCGGTGCGGGCGGTGTCCAGGTGGGTGACGACGATGGCGCGGGGTATGCCGACGGCCGCGCACTCCTCCCAGAGCAGGCGGGTGGAGCCGGGGACGGCGTCGGCCTCCTGCGCGGCCGACACGACGAAGAGGGCGGCGTCGGCGGCGCGCAGGCCGGCGCGGAGTTCGCCCACGAAGTCGGCGTAGCCGGGGGTGTCCAGGAGGTTGATCTTGCAGCCGGCCCATTCGAGGGGGACGAGGGAGAGCTGCACGGACCGCTGCCGGCGGTGTTCGATCTCGTCGTGGTCGGAGAGGGTGGAGCCGTCCTCCACGCGCCCGGCCCGGTTGACGGCGCCCGCGGTGAGGGCGAGGGCCTCGACGAGGGTGGTCTTGCCGGACCCGCTGTGGCCGACCAGCACCACGTTCCTGACGGAGGAGGGCCGGTCGGCCGTCGCCGCCCTGCCGGCGGCCCCGGTGTGGGTGTTCGCCTTGTCGCCCATGGTTCTTCCTCCCGATCGCCGGTGGACGGTGAGGTGGGGGTGGGGTGGGCGCGGGGAGCGGTGCGGGGGCCGGCTCCGGCCCCGGCGGGACGGCTCCGCCGGCGCCCGCGGTCGTTCTTCGAGCTTTCCACTCCGCCCGGGGCGCGTCCACACGTCGGGCGTCCGCCGACGTCGGAGCGGTGACGGCGAGGATGCCCGGGGTGGGGAAGGGGCACCCGTGGCTACGATGGGCCAGCCGGTGGCCGAAGGGGCTGCCCGGGCACCACCGACCCCTCGGGAAGGCCATGCTGAACAAGTACGCGCGTGCTTTCTTCACGCGTGTCCTCACACCGTTCGCCGCGTTTCTGCTCCGACGCGGGGTGAGCCCCGACGCGGTGACGCTCGTCGGGACCGCGGGCGTCGTGGTGGGGGCGCTGGTCTTCTTCCCGCGCGGGGAGTTCTTCTGGGGCACGGTCGTGATCACGCTGTTCGTCTTCTCCGACCTCGTCGACGGCAACATGGCGCGCCAGGCGGGGGGTGTCCAGTCGCTGGGGCGCCTTCCTGGACTCGACGCTCGACCGGGTCGCGGACGGGGCGATCTTCGGAGGGTTCGCGCTGTGGTACGCGGGCGGCGGCGACGACGAGGTGCTGTGCGCGGTGTCGATCTTCTGCCTGGCGAGCGGCCAGGTCGTGTCGTACACCAAGGCGCGGGGCGAGTCCATCGGGCTGCCCGTCGCGGTGAACGGCCTGGTGGAGCGGGCCGAGCGGCTGGTCGTGTCGCTGGTCGCGGCGGGTCTGGCGGGGCTGGGCGCGTTCGGCGTGCCGGGCGTGCGGGTGCTGCTCCCGGTGGCGCTGTGGCTGGTGGCCGTGGGCAGCGCCGTCACCCTGGGACAGCGGGTGGTGACCGTGCGGCGCGAGGCGGCGGAGGCCGACGCGGAGGCGGGCGAGGGTCCGCGCACGAGGAGGGGGAGCACGTCGTGAACACGGCGGGGGAGCGTCTGGCGGACGCCCTGTACGGGTTGGGCTGGGCGACGGTGAAGGGGCTGCCGGAGCCGGTCGCGGCGGGACTCGGGCGGCGGATCGCGGACGCGGCGTGGAGGCGGCGCGGCCGGGGAGTGCTGCGGCTGGAGGCGAATCTGGCGCGGGTCGTGCCGGACGCCCCGCCCCAGCGGCTCGCCGAGCTGTCGCGGGCCGGGATGCGGTCGTACATGCGCTACTGGATGGAGTCCTTCCGGCTGCCCTCGTGGAGCGCGGACCGGGTGGCGCGGACCGTCGACATGAAGGACGCGCACCACCTCCTGGACGGCCTCGCCACCGGGAGGGGGTGGTGCTCGCCCTGCCGCACCTGGCCAACTGGGACCTGGCCGGGGCGTGGGCGACCCGGACGATGGGGCTGCCGTTCACGACGATCGCGGAGCGGTTGAGGCCGGAGTCGCTGTACGACCGGTTCGTGGCGTACCGGGAGTCCCTCGGCATGGAGGTGCTGCCCCACACGGGCGGGGCCGCCTTCGGGGCGCTGGCGCGGCGGCTGCGCGCGGGCGGGCTGGTGTGCCTGGTCGCCGACCGCGACCTGACGGCCACCGGGGTGGAGGTGGACTTCTTCGGGGAGCGGGCGAGGATGCCCTCGGGGCCCGCGCTGCTCGCGCAGCGGACCGGGGCGGTGCTGCTGTCGGCGACGCTCTGGTACGACGGCCCGGTCATGCGCGGGCGGGTGCACCCGCCGGTCGACGTGCCGGAGCGGGGCGGGCGGGCAGAGAAGACGGCCTCGATGACGCAGGCCCTGGCGGACGTCTTCGCCGCCGGGATCGCCGACCACCCGCAGGACTGGCACATGCTGCAGCGGCTCTGGCTCGCCGACCTGGAGCACGCGGAGGGACCGAGGTGAGGATCGGCATCGTCTGCCCGTACTCCTGGGACGTGCCGGGCGGCGTCCAGTTCCACATCCGCGACCTGGCGGAGCACCTGATCCGGCTCGGCCACCACGTGTCGGTGCTGGCGCCCGCGGACGAGGGGACGCCCCTGCCGCCGTACGTCGTGTCGGCGGGGCGGGCCGTGCCCGTGCCGTACAACGGGTCGGTGGCCCGGCTGAACTTCGGGTTCCTGTCGGCGGCGCGGGTGCGGCGGTGGCTGCACGAGGGCACGTTCGACGTGATCCACATCCACGAGCCGGCGTCCCCGTCGCTGGGGCTGCTGGCGTGCTGGGCCGCGCAGGGCCCGATCGTGGCGACGTTCCACACGTCGAACCCCCGGTCGCGGGCGATGATCGCGGCGTACCCGATCCTCCAGCCGGCGCTGGAGAAGATCAGCGCGCGCATCGCGGTGAGCGAGTACGCGCGGCGGACGCTGGTGGAGCACCTGGGCGGCGACGCGGTCGTCATCCCCAACGGCGTCGACGTGGAGTTCTTCGCGCGCGCCGAGCCGAAGGACGCCTGGCGGTCGCAGGGGGCGCGGGACTCGGCCGAGGGCGGGACGCTGGGGTTCATCGGCCGCATCGACGAGCCCCGCAAGGGGCTGCCGGTGCTGATGCGGGCCCTGCCGAGGATCCTGCGGGCGCGGCCCGGGGCGCGGCTGCTGGTCGCGGGGCGGGGCGACGAGAAGGAGGCCGTCGCGTCGCTGCCGGCCGAGGCGCGGCGGCAGGTGGAGTTCCTCGGCATGGTCAGCGACGAGGACAAGGCCCGGCTGCTGCGCAGCGTGGACGTGTACGTGGCGCCCAACACGGGCGGCGAGAGCTTCGGCATCATCCTCGTCGAGGCGCTGTCGGCGGGCGCCCCGGTGCTCGCCAGCGACCTCGACGCGTTCGCGCAGGTCCTCGACCACGGATCGGCCGGCTCCCTGTTCCCCAACGAGGACGCGGACGCCCTCGCCGACGCCGCGGTCCGGCTGCTGGAGGACGAGGAACGGCGCGCCGGGCTGCGCGCGCGGGGCAGTGCCCACGTGCGGCGCTTCGACTGGTCGACGGTCGGCGCGGACATCCTGGCGGTGTACGAGACGGTGGCGGACGGCGCGGCGTCGGTCGCGGCGGACGAGCGGACGACGGGCCTGCTGGCCCGGTGGGGACTGGCGCGCGACTGAGGGGGGCCCGCGGCGGGTGGGGCGCGCCGGCGGTGCGGGCCGGACCGGGGCGCCCCGTGCGGCCCGCCGGGAGGCCGGTAGGCGGCGCCCGCGGGCACGGCCGGTGCCGGGCCCCTCCCTACGGCCCCGTACGCCCCCCGCGTACGGCCGGGCCGGTCCGGGAAGGGGCCCCGCGCCCGGGGCGGCGGGCCGCGGAGGACGTCCCGGTAGCCTTTCCGCCCGTGACCGAAACGCTGATCTGGACCGCCGCCGCCCTGCTCGCGATCGGCCTGTACCTGAGCTGGACCGCGGGGAGGCTCGACCGGCTGCACGCCCGCATCGACGCCGCCCGGGCCGCGCTCGACGCGCAGCTGCTGCGGCGCGCGTCGGTCGCCCAGGAACTGGCCACCTCGGGGATCCTCGACCCGGCGGCGTCGATCGTGCTCCACCAGGCCGCGCACGCCGCGCGGCAGGCCGAGGAGGAGCACCGGGAGGTCGCCGAGAGCGAGCTGAGCCAGGCGCTGCGCGCGGTGTT from Streptomyces sp. MRC013 includes the following:
- the thrS gene encoding threonine--tRNA ligase; its protein translation is MSDVRVIIQRDSEREERVVTTGTTAADLFPGERSVVAARVDGELKDLAYELKDGETVEGVEITSRDGLDILRHSTAHVMAQAVQELFPEAKLGIGPPVRDGFYYDFDVDRPFTPEDLKAIEKKMQEIQKRGQRFARRVVTDEAAREELAGEPYKLELIGLKGSASSEDGADVEVGGAELTIYDNLDAKTGELCWKDLCRGPHLPSTRAIPAFKLMRNAAAYWRGSEKNPMLQRIYGTAWPSKEELKAHLDFLAEAEKRDHRKLGSELDLFSVPEQIGSGLAVFHPRGGVIRRAMEDYSRRRHEEEGYEFVYTPHATKGKLFETSGHLDWYADGMYPPMQLDEGVDYYLKPMNCPMHNLIFDARGRSYRELPLRLFEFGTVYRYEKSGVVHGLTRARGFTQDDAHIYCTREQMAEELDKTLTFVLNLLRDYGLTDFYLELSTKDPEKFVGSDEVWEEATAVLQQVAEKQGLPLTPDPGGAAFYGPKISVQARDAIGRTWQMSTVQLDFNLPERFDLEYTAADGTKQRPVMIHRALFGSIERFFAVLLEHYAGAMPPWLSPVQAVGIPVGDAHVEYLQAFAAEARRKGLRVEVDASSDRMQKKIRNHQKMKVPFMVIVGDDDMNAGTVSFRHRDGSQENGVPRDEAIAKLVDVVERRVQV
- a CDS encoding HIT domain-containing protein, with translation MLRRMTNEPEQQIGVGAPDAFQRLWTPHRMAYIQGENKPTGSGAGDGCPFCSIPAKSDEDGLVVARGESVYAVLNLYPYNGGHLMVVPFRHVADYTDLDEAETAELAVFTKRAMTALRTASGAHGFNIGMNQGAAAGAGIAAHLHQHVVPRWGGDTNFMPVVANTKVLPQLLADTRRMLADAWPAA
- a CDS encoding glycosyltransferase family 4 protein gives rise to the protein MRIGIVCPYSWDVPGGVQFHIRDLAEHLIRLGHHVSVLAPADEGTPLPPYVVSAGRAVPVPYNGSVARLNFGFLSAARVRRWLHEGTFDVIHIHEPASPSLGLLACWAAQGPIVATFHTSNPRSRAMIAAYPILQPALEKISARIAVSEYARRTLVEHLGGDAVVIPNGVDVEFFARAEPKDAWRSQGARDSAEGGTLGFIGRIDEPRKGLPVLMRALPRILRARPGARLLVAGRGDEKEAVASLPAEARRQVEFLGMVSDEDKARLLRSVDVYVAPNTGGESFGIILVEALSAGAPVLASDLDAFAQVLDHGSAGSLFPNEDADALADAAVRLLEDEERRAGLRARGSAHVRRFDWSTVGADILAVYETVADGAASVAADERTTGLLARWGLARD